In Miscanthus floridulus cultivar M001 chromosome 8, ASM1932011v1, whole genome shotgun sequence, the sequence TATCTAAATGAGGATTCAGATAAAGAGTTTAAGAAcacttttggagatgctcttgtATTCCTCATGGGATGATTGGGAGTGCTATGTTCCTACGACAATTACATATTCTGTACCGTTTCATTAACAAATAATAATGTTGCTGGTAAGGGATGAATGCAATCGCGATCAATCGACTATCACAGACACATTTTCAGTCACTTTTGTTCGATACAAGTTGCTCAGCTGTTGTTTTTATTTTGCACATGTCACGCCCGTAAGAGAGAGGTGCTATTCTCATTGTCAAGGTTGGTTGGCCAGGAGAAACAAAATGCTCCCTACGGCCTACGCTGTGCGGACACAACACGACGCAACCGCAGCATACCACGCTAGATTTATGGTAACCGTAGCTGTCAGGCCTCCGTGATGTTTGCTCAAGAAATCACAGGTGGATATATGCTAGTGTTTGGCAAAATTGTAAGTTATCAGCACCCCTGAATTTACTACTGTATGTTACACAAATAACTACTACTGGATGATACAGGTTTATTGGCAGCGCCTTGTGATATCTTCTTCTTCAATCTTCAACAATATAATTTGCACACGACAACTGACTACTGACTCTCCTTTCAGAAAGGCCCCCGCGTCGTCCCGACGGGCGGCTCGGGCGGCTCTCCTAGCCCTCGCACCGGCATCCCCGCAACCCTAGCGGCGCCTACGCCGCCACCGGAGCTGCCGGCCAGAGGCCCGGCGAGCAGCGAGGAGGGCGGCGGCGCGGCAATCTCGCTCTCCTCCTCACCCATCactctccttcctccctccttTCCCATCCCGGTGGGCTGCGTCGAGCAGCGTGACCGGGCCTGCTCCGGGGTCCGGTGGCGGGATCTGCGCGGGTGGTCGGAGTGCTCGGCGGCCGAGCATGCCCACGCCCTCTCCAACTGCCTCCTCCCTCCCTTGCTCTGGCTCCGGTCGGGCATGGCCGCTTTGGCCAAGCTGCTGGCCGGTCTCGGCTGGATCTCACAGGGGAACGAGAGGAGGCTGCTCCGGCATGCACGGCGACTGGATCTGGACGGTGCCTGGCCTAGGCTCCGACGTGCTGCGGTGATGGTGGCCAGATCCCCTTTGACGCTGGCCAGCTGAGGCGCCTGCTACGGTGGCTCAGGTCAGCGGATTCGGGGTGCTGGGGGCCGGATCCGGTGTCCCTGGGGCCGGTGGTTGTGCAGCATGGATCCCCTCTCGATCCGGTGGCCTGCTGGCTGGAACCGGTGGTTTCTTTGCCGGATACGGCGGGCAGCCCATGCGTCCGTGGCGGTGGCTCCAGCCTGGGTGCTGGGAACGGCGCCGTTGGCTGGGGCTGCAGGCGTTTGGTGCTTGGCACTCCCATTGTGGCATCCTGCGTCTTCCGCGCCCAGTGCCAGTGATGTGGTTTCACCGAGATCCACAGAGGACTGGGGAGCGGGCGTGACGGCGGCAGTTCAGCGCGGAGGTTGCTGGAGGTGTTGTGCGGCGTGATTGTTGCGGGGCCGGCTCGGTAGGGGGTGGGGACGTTGGTGGGTTGGGCGACTGGGGCTTCTTCTGATCCCGACCCTCTTCTCCCTGCCATCTGCCTTTCCCCTTCCTCGGGCTGGTTTTCATGGTGGAGCTGGCCGGTTCTGCCTGCTGCTGGCCGGCATTGCCGGTTGCGGTGGGGGGCGGACTCTCCTGCGGGTTCCCCCTACGCTTCTCCTAGTCGGCGTCCCTAGGGGCGGCGTCTAGGCGCCGCACCCTGGGGTTGGGCCTCTGGCGGCGACGGTGTGGAGGTGGTTTGAGGTGGGGGCGAAAGCGTGGACGACGACGTCTACGGACATCGTTCCCTTCTTGAAGGCGTCCTTTCCTACCTCTTCTCCTACCGTACTGGATGTTGCAGGTGAAAACCTTCCTTGGCGGGCTACATGTCGGCGCGTTTAGTGTTGTTTCCTCCTTGGAGGCATGGCTAGGCATTCCAGTTTCGCCATTGATCCTTGCTGTTTGGTGTCGCTCGGCAGGACGTTGTCTTCTTCGGTCATTGTTAGTTGATATTTGAGTTGTTTAGTTGGGTCGTTCTGACCAAGTTGGATGAAGTAGTGGTGTGAGTTGTGATAGTTGTCCAGTTGTTGTACCAAAGTTGCTAGGACGAGTGGTGCACTCTCCTGAGTTGTATGGTGTTTGGATCCAGTTTCCGCTCAAAAAACTGGATGAGcatgtcttttttttctttcattgTCTGATAAAAAtcgcggcaaagcttttgccgtcctttcGAAAAAACAACTGACTACTGAGGTCCGAGGACGCATGGATGTGGGCATGTCCGCATTTTGGCGCCGATGGTTTCAGTGGAGTTGCAGGGTTTATTTGTGAACGGTGTGTTTGTTTCAGTGGAGTTGCACGGTTTGTGAACGGCCTGTTTGGTTTGAATCCAGGCAGGACTGACTTGGTATAAATTCCAAGCATCTATATTTTGAAGGTTTGGACTGGGATTGttgtttggaatggagggagtattattttAGTATCGAGGAGTATATGGACTACGGTCTTCTTGTTTCTAACGGTGTCATCACTCATCGGCACGAGATATTGACATACATCCTCGTCTCTGAACAAGTGTCGCTATGCTATTCGTGTcaagatttataaaaaatattaacaatatttatatctctaaataagtttgttataaaaatagattcaacaatCTATCTAACGATACTACTTGTGTACTATAAATAATGGTATTTTctaatatatatttgatcaaagttgaaAGAGCTTGACTCCTAGGAAACGGAGAACGACACTTATTTATTTAGGGATGGAGAAATTACAAATATAGCACTTAAAATGCAGCCGTTGAAGCGTATAATGTATTGCAAAATGAACTCAGTTTTGTATCTGCCGCAGTCAAAGTTCAGAGCATTATTTTTAGACAATTGCTACCTTACAATCGGTTGTTTCGAACAAACCCAGCACCCGATTTTTCTCTCTCCCAACCAACACTGCTTACTGTCGTGCGCCTCAGAAGTTCCgagctggccgccgccgccgccctaggcCTGCtccctctgccgccgccgcccccaggcCCGCTCCCTCCGCCGCCATCGGCCCCAGGCCCGGCAGTCGCAGCGGTTTCGCCGGCGTCGGGCATGTACTGCTcacggaagggaagggaagggataaGGTTGGGGAGGGTGGGACCCACCGCAATTTGATTTTTTTCTTCTGAAATTTATGaacaatttgacatatatttctctgaTATCTGTAATCAATAGAAATAATTTGttaattttttctaaaaaattaggCATATATTTCTTTGAGATCTGCAATCTCCCTAAATTACATGACTCTATCCAATAAATTACATTGAAGAAAAATATtttaaatatagtaataagatagttaaaaaatataaaaaaatcaggTGTCCAAAGCTTAAAAGCACTCCGTAATTGACTAGACAGACTCTATTTTTATTACAAGAAGAGGATGAGGGAAGGCTCGGCTCAGGAATAGGAATCAAGCATGTGATGCATGCATAACACGCCACGGTCGGTCATGCTCGTACAAACTggcaaatgttttttttttattaaaaaaggaGCATGTTTTGATTGTAGTGCCGTATCGGTCCAAAGTTTTTGTCTGTCGGGTCGGTCCAACAGTTTAAAACTCGGTGAGTGGAAGCGCACGAGTACGGACGGCCCGGTCAGGGTGCGTACATACTACACACTAGAGCAAGCCGATTTACTATATAAAAAACCGTTTGAAATTGTCAAGTGTTTAGCCCATAATTAATCCGCTGCTGCTCCAACGTGTTAGGTGAGGCGACTGAAGCATCAGAGGGATTAGGCATCGTCCCTTCCACTTCCAGGCGAGCAGCTGCGCCGTTTCCGGTGGCGTCGACAGCCAGGAAACGCTAACTCGATCGCCTGGCCTTGGTAAGGTTTTCAGGCGGCTCAGAGTATGGTTTACAAGTACACAAGCAGCATCGAACGATCATTCTATTTGGATCGGTCGATCGAACACATGCAAACTCCTGATCATCATCATATACACCTGCTGCCTGTGCTGTGCTTCAAATTCGTCGTCGCATCGTGGTGCTCCAGACTAGCTACTAGGAGCAGTAATAATTAGTAGCAACACGTGCCGAGAGAGGCAGAGCGCTCCATGTGAACGAACGAACCGTGGCAGGCTGGGGAGTGAGTGTTGCACGCACCATCTGGCCGCACCAAGACGTACCGCGCAGCTGCACGCGCCGCCGTGGCCGTCGATCGATACGTGAACTTGTACCAAAGATATTTACGGAGCAGTAGTTGAGGGGGCTGGTGCAGCCGGGACCGCGGGCCCACCCAACAACCcaccgtgcccgtgccgtgcGTCGCCTGGGCTTGGACTTTGGACGCGCAGCGACGTACGCCCACGCACGCACAGCTTTGTTGGACTTGGACGGTTCCGGCCAGCTTTCCACCAACACCCGAACCCCCACCCGCTCTAGCTTTTCCACCTGCAGAGAGTGTCACTCACCGACCCACCATGCCGCTCGGCGCTGCCGGCGGCGCGGCCACCGCAGGGGGCTGGCCGGGGGGGCGATCCGCGATGCGACCTCCTGGGATGCCATCGCGTTCGCGTCAGCGTGGCGTCACCCCGAGTCGGGCTCCCACCAACCGAGCTGACCGGGACGAAATGCTTCGCCGCTCTCCGGTTGCGCCCGTGACGGTCCATGGTAGGTGAACCTGCTGGGCCAGTCTGAACCGGTCATGACTCATGACATAAACCGAATTTCCACAACCAAAGATGATTATGTGATAAGAGCTCCGCCCGTTTCAAATGATAAGTACTTCTATTTTTTCCTAAATATAATTTATAGCTGAAGATATGTTGCCTATAATTTATAGGATGGATAAAGTACTTAATATAGAGTAGTGCTAAAGTATCTGAATCGTAATTGGCTGTAAATTGGTATATATGAGCATGTCTACGCCCGTGTAGGATATCGAAGGCGTCATCAACAGTAGCAGCTGAACTTCGTCCCCCCAAGTGCATACGTTCAGCTTTCACCATTGCGCCACAGCGAGGACACGCTGTAGATCGTCTGATAATGTTTGGTTGTTCACTGTCCGTGCTGAATAACATTATGTGATAACAGCATCATGTGGCCTGTTTTTACAGCTTTGCATCACTTGCTCCCTATGGAACTGCTATAAAAAAAATTGCAGATGAGGAATTGAATTTCGAATGCTAAATTGCACTTGCATGAGTGGGGATTATGGGAGGTGAACCACATCAGTCCCGCCGAGAGGGCCGTACTACATCACCTGAACATAGCAGCTGTGACAGCCAGCTGAATCGAGCTACAAAACGGGCAACTGACAATACGCAAATGAACTGGTATGGCTCTGTTAGGCAAACTCGACGGGAAGACAAAGGTTCCCATGTCAGGCTCTGGAAATGCAGGATGCTCTAGTCTCCAAGTCCAACCCTTGTCCTGGACACATTCAAACACTTGAGAAGGTCAGGATGAACAGTGGCCATTAGGCCATCACCAACCGCAGGTCCGCAGCCACGGAAACGCTGGCAGCTCTGCTCAGGTCGGCTCGATGGGAGGAGAAGGATTCCGTAAAATGGCCACCACACAGCCGCTGCTAATGGGGTTGGTAAACGACGTTGACGTGGCGCCCCCGTCCCAGTCAACGAACCACAGCCCCGAGCCCAGCCTCTCTCTCACTCCCTCACCAACCCCGTAGGCCGTAGCTCTCTCTCCTACCCCACCCCACCACTCTCCCACTTCCACCCGGGTCCCACGCGTCATCCCCTAAGGCCCCACTCACCAACTCCCCAACTCCCTGTCCTCCCCTGCTCGTATATAACCCGGCACCTGCCGGTCCTCTGCCCTCCAGGAGATCAGAGCCCCGGCGAGGTCGCACACCGCACCAGCCATCGTCTCCTTCCTTCCTCTAGTACCATCCAACCAACCGCCCAGCGCAACGTTACCTGCCCGATCGACAAGCAACTCGTCCTTCCGAGAGAAAGAGAGCAAAGCTCAACGGCCGGAGAGATGGGTTCCGTGGACACGGCGGtcgcggtgccggtgccggtggcgGAGCCTGCAGCGGAGGAGCAGGCCGTGGTGTTCCAGTCCAAGCTTCCTGACATCGAGATCAACAACAGCCAGTCGCTGCAGACCTACTGCTTCGGGAAGATGAGCGAGGTGGCGGACCGCGCCTGCCTCATCGACGGGCAGACCGGCGCGTCGTACACGTACGCGGAGGTGGAGTCACTGTCCCGTCGCGCCGCGTCGGGCCTGCGCGCCATGGGCGTGGGCAAGGGCGACGTGGTGATGAACCTGCTCCGCAACTGCCCCGAGTTCGCCTTCACCTTCCTGGGCGCCGCGCGGCTgggcgccgccaccaccacggccAACCCGTTCTACACCCCGCACGAGATCCACCGCCAGGCGGAGGCGGCGGGCGCCAAGGTCATCGTCACTGAGGCCTGCGCCGTGGAGAAGGTGCGCGAGTTCGCCGCGGGCCGGGGCATCCCCGTCGTCACCGTCGACGGCCGCTTCGACGGCTGCGTGGAGTTTGCCGAGGTGATCGCGGCCGAGGAGCTCGAGGCCGACGCCGACGTCCACCCCGACGACGTCGTCGCGCTGCCTTACTCCTCCGGCACCACCGGACTCCCCAAGGGCGTCATGCTCACCCACCGCAGCCTCATCACCAGCGTCGCGCAGCAGGTACACCATGCCATGCCGTATTCCACGTCTTACTCTTTCTCTCGCTGTCGTCTCTGTGTCTGTCGCCGTCGCCGCGGCCACGGTGACATCCCCGTCCATGTGGGGACAGGACAGCTGGGCCAACCTGTGCCGAGGAACATTCGTTAGGTGTCATGCGAATAGGCCGGCTCATCATAAATAAAATAATGGCGTGGATTCATCCGGCGTCGTTCTACGCCCGGCGCTGGCCGCGCTCAGGCCGCAGCTTCCTCAATTTGTTCGAATGCGGCAGGCCCACCTCATGTCCCCCGCCACTGTCTCCACCGGCACCACCGAACAAGTAGTGCCTGCTCGCTCGAATCTAAGAACCGTATCGTTTTAGCGAAATAACagaatttttctctcacaacaaatcagtatcaGCGTGAGCCGTTTTTTCAGCCAGCTGGACAGAGCCTAGTCAACCGGACGGACAACTGCGTCGAGATTCGTGCCGAGACGATCTCTGTTATTTGCATTGGCGCCAAAACATACTACATACTACTAGTAGTTTTGAACTTTATTCATACTTCATATATATGCAAATGCTGAAATGCAACTGACAGCTGCTGGGTGCTAACTGAAACTGACCACTCATGATGAAGGTTGACGGCGAGAACCCGAACCTGTACTTCAGCAAGGACGACGTGCTGCTGTGCCTGCTGCCGCTGTTCCACATCTACTCGCTCAACTCGGTGCTGCTGGCGGGCCTGCGCGCGGGCTCCACCATCGTGATCATGCGCAAGTTCGATCTCGGCGCGCTGGTGGACCTGGTGCGCAAGTACGTGATCACCATCGCGCCCTTCGTGCCGCCCATCGTGGTGGAGATCGCCAAGAGCCCCCGCGTGACCACCGCCGACCTCGCCTCCATCCGCATGGTCATGTCCGGCGCCGCGCCCATGGGCAAGGAGCTCCAGGACGCCTTCATGGCCAAGATCCCCAACGCCGTGCTCGGGCAGGGGTACGGGATGACGGAGGCGGGGCCCGTGCTGGCGATGTGCCTGGCGTTCGCCAAGGAGCCGTTCCAGGTCAAGTCCGGGTCGTGCGGCACCGTGGTGCGGAACGCGGAGCTGAAGATCGTCGACCCCGACACCGGCGACGCCCTCGGCCGGAACCAGCCCGGCGAGATCTGCATCCGCGGGGAGCAGATCATGAAAGGTGCGTGCGCCCCACTACCCCAGCCGTCGTTGTCTGACCTCCTTGTAGTTGTAGTCGTAGGCTTGTTGTAGCTCTCGTACTCGTACTGTGACTATCATCCATCCTTCCAACAAGCTTCACTTTCGCATGTCGTTAAGCGCCAACCCCGCACGCCACGCCCCTGACGTCGACCTGGCGCTTGAGGCCACGCCGATGGTACTGTCACGTGGGCCCATGTGGTGCTGCTGCACTAGTGGAGCACGAGTCCATTGTTTGGGTACAGCTTTGGTGATGTGGACAAAAAATTCCATTGTTTGGTCGGAGTACTTAGGTTGCAACTGATCCGTTTAGTCCCTGCGGTTAGGCCACGCAGCAACAGTCGCCCAAAACCCATTCGCAAATCGGCATTTAAACTGGGGGTGGGGGCATTTGAATGATTAGTCATTTAGTCTAGCAATAAAGGATGCAAGAAAAACCGGCTGACTAGTCGTTCCACGTGAATCAGCAGTTGAAGATCCTCTGCTTTGAACGAACCTCACCAACCATTCTCTGGAAGTGTAGGAGGCATTTCGACGTCTTTTTCGTCGTTTTCGTCATCGTCATATGAGGGAGCATCGTGCCATTGACACCGTCTGCAAAGCCACAGGGGGTAGAAAGAATTCCACTCGTCGACAAAGGCGCGCTAGAAAAGGGGTGGCGTGCTCGGTGGTGTTCCGTTCGTTCGCGCCAATTTGGTAGCTGGAGACTTTTTAAAAAGGGATTTGTTAGTGGTGATCTGGTCCAAGTTTTCCATTACGTTTGGCTCCCCGTCCACCGCACGTTTTCGCGTTTTCTGCATAGCAGCCGCGGGCGTGGTAGTTGCCGCTCCTCCAGCTGCCCGAAACAGCCCATCGTCGCCATGGCACGGCCGCGGCGTCCAAGTCGCAAGTCTCCTTTTTTTTTATTTGCGAAAAAAGGACCATGTGGCCACCACACCAATTGAGGGTGCACTGCAGCTAGCATAGCAAGTCTTGTTGGCATGTTTTTTTAGATACAAGAATTTTTAGAGAAGTCAAACTTTGGTGAAGAAAGTTGGACGCTCATGGTCATGGCGGGTCATGAACGTTCACGTCCATCGCCGGTGGTGGAACAGTCGACCTCGACCAGGAACCAACACCAACCAAATGCCCAATGCTGCTGCGCTGGCCTCCACTTGATCCACCTCCATACCATGCTTCCAATTCATCAAGTCACATTTGCCTGATTGCCATCGCCTGACCTGAGCTTGACTGCTTGCACCGCCACAGAATCGCATGATCCGACAGCATCACCGCGTCGGCGAACACGAAACACTAGCCGAGGACAGATGCAGAGAGAGAGCTTGCTTTTCTGCTGGACTTCCGAACGGCAGTTGGTTAGGTTATTGGTCTACCTAATATGAGCGCATGATTAGTCGTCGGTCCTACCTGGCGTGGGAGTGCGAGGGCGGCATCACGTCGCGTCCGCTGCAGAGTCATGTCCGTCGTTCTCTCGTCCTACCGATCTCTATCTGACGATATAGCCTTTGCTTTCTCTCTTTGTTTAAAAATTAAAAATCAAATTGCCTGACAATTTCTGCCATTGCTGAATTTTGTTTTACCATACCGGTCAGAGCTGCAAGATAGGTTCTGGCTCTGTCAAACTAACTTGATGCTACCACCAATCGATCATTCAGGTTACCTGAACGACCCTGAGTCCACGAAGAACACCATCGACAAGGACGGCTGGCTGCACACCGGCGACATCGGCTACGTCGATGACGACGACGAGATCTTCATCGTCGACAGGCTCAAGGAGATCATCAAGTACAAGGGGTTCCAGGTGCCGCCGGCGGAGCTCGAGGCGCTCCTCATCACGCACCCGGAGATCAAGGACGCCGCCGTCGTGTCGTAAGTCGCTCATCGATACCTTCTTCATATGGAACCACAACGCGCAGCCTGCACTGCCAGTTTCTTTGGATTAATTGAATTCTGAAAATCTTCTCCGTCTCTTCCCTCAGAATGAAGGATGATCTTGCTGGTGAAATCCCTGTCGCCTTCATCGTGCGGACCGAAGGCTCTGAAGTCACCgaggatgagatcaagcaattTGTCGCCAAGGAGGTAAAAGCAACACCATGTTTCTTATGCTTCCGTTGAACCAAACCAATACAAGAAATTATCCGCATTTGTTCAGGAACAATTATTTAGTAGTAAGACCAGAACACCGTTGCAGAAGTTTCTGCAAATAAAGAGCTGGGTCTTGAGACTGAAATCTCAAATAAATGTAATGCTGCAGGTGGTTTTCTACAAGAAGGTCCACAAGGTTTTCTTCACCGAATCCATCCCCAAGAACCCGTCCGGCAAGATCCTAAGGAAGGACTTGAGAGCCAGGCTCGCCGCCGGCGTTCACTGAGGCCGTATACAGCTTTTCAGACGGTCACACTGCTGCGAAAAAGCAATGTAATAGCGGTAACATTATTCATGGAACGGCAACAGAAGGGGCACGTATTAATCCTGTGCAAATATGTTGCCAAAAGAGGTTTTAGTTTGTTTGTTTGTTGGCCCTGTTTGTGTAATGTTCATAAACGATATATATAGATGTATAATCTATATTGTTTTTTACCCAAAGAACA encodes:
- the LOC136475829 gene encoding 4-coumarate--CoA ligase 3 produces the protein MGSVDTAVAVPVPVAEPAAEEQAVVFQSKLPDIEINNSQSLQTYCFGKMSEVADRACLIDGQTGASYTYAEVESLSRRAASGLRAMGVGKGDVVMNLLRNCPEFAFTFLGAARLGAATTTANPFYTPHEIHRQAEAAGAKVIVTEACAVEKVREFAAGRGIPVVTVDGRFDGCVEFAEVIAAEELEADADVHPDDVVALPYSSGTTGLPKGVMLTHRSLITSVAQQVDGENPNLYFSKDDVLLCLLPLFHIYSLNSVLLAGLRAGSTIVIMRKFDLGALVDLVRKYVITIAPFVPPIVVEIAKSPRVTTADLASIRMVMSGAAPMGKELQDAFMAKIPNAVLGQGYGMTEAGPVLAMCLAFAKEPFQVKSGSCGTVVRNAELKIVDPDTGDALGRNQPGEICIRGEQIMKGYLNDPESTKNTIDKDGWLHTGDIGYVDDDDEIFIVDRLKEIIKYKGFQVPPAELEALLITHPEIKDAAVVSMKDDLAGEIPVAFIVRTEGSEVTEDEIKQFVAKEVVFYKKVHKVFFTESIPKNPSGKILRKDLRARLAAGVH